A DNA window from Pyrus communis chromosome 3, drPyrComm1.1, whole genome shotgun sequence contains the following coding sequences:
- the LOC137728100 gene encoding auxin-induced protein 15A-like, with protein MGFRLPAVVPAKKLLRQSFSNSSQGASYKLSDVPKGYFPVYVGKSEKQRFIVPLSFLNHPAFQDLLSEADEEYGFDHPMGGLTIPCRQDAFLDLISCLSAL; from the coding sequence ATGGGGTTCCGTCTGCCAGCTGTAGTTCCTGCCAAGAAACTTCTTCGGCAGTCTTTTTCAAATTCAAGTCAAGGAGCTTCATATAAGTTATCAGATGTCCCAAAAGGTTATTTTCCAGTTTATGTTGGAAAGAGTGAGAAGCAGCGGTTCATTGTTCCTCTATCATTCCTCAACCATCCTGCATTTCAAGACTTGCTAAGTGAGGCTGACGAAGAATATGGATTTGATCACCCAATGGGCGGTCTAACAATTCCCTGCAGACAAGATGCCTTCCTTGATCTCATTTCATGCTTGAGTGCATTGTGA
- the LOC137728097 gene encoding auxin-induced protein 15A-like: protein MGFRLPAVVPAKKLLRQSFSNSSQGASYKLSDVPKGYFPVYVGKSEKQRFIVPLSFLNHPAFQDLLSEAEEEYGFDHPMGGLTTPCRQDAFLDLISCLSAL from the coding sequence ATGGGGTTCCGTCTGCCAGCTGTAGTTCCTGCCAAGAAACTTCTTCGGCAGTCTTTTTCAAATTCAAGTCAAGGAGCTTCATATAAGTTATCAGATGTCCCAAAAGGTTATTTTCCAGTTTATGTTGGAAAGAGTGAGAAGCAGCGGTTCATTGTTCCTCTATCATTCCTCAACCATCCTGCATTTCAAGACTTGCTAAGTGAGGCTGAAGAAGAATATGGATTTGATCACCCAATGGGCGGTCTAACAACTCCCTGCAGACAAGATGCCTTCCTTGATCTCATTTCATGCTTGAGTGCATTGTGA
- the LOC137728096 gene encoding auxin-responsive protein SAUR21-like codes for MGFRLPAVIPAKKLFRRSFSNSSQGASYNLADVPKGYFSVYVGESEKHRFVLPISFLCQPAFQHLLSKAEEEFGFDHPMGGLTIPCRQDAFLDLVSRLSAV; via the coding sequence ATGGGGTTCCGTCTGCCTGCTGTAATTCCTGCTAAGAAACTTTTTCGACGGTCTTTTTCAAATTCAAGTCAAGGAGCTTCATATAATTTAGCGGATGTCCCTAAAGGTTATTTTTCAGTTTATGTtggtgagagtgagaagcaccGATTTGTGCTTCCCATATCTTTCCTCTGCCAGCCTGCATTTCAACACTTGCTAAGTAAAGCTGAAGAAGAATTTGGATTTGATCATCCAATGGGCGGTCTAACAATTCCCTGCAGACAAGATGCTTTCCTTGATCTTGTATCTCGCTTAAGTGCAGTTTGA
- the LOC137728098 gene encoding auxin-responsive protein SAUR21-like, which produces MGFRLPAIIPAKKLFRRSFSNSSQGASYNLADVPKGYFAVYVGEGEKHRFVVPISFLCQPAFQHLLSEAEEEFGFDHPMGSLTIPCRQDAFLDLLSRLSAV; this is translated from the coding sequence ATGGGGTTCCGGCTGCCTGCTATAATTCCTGCTAAGAAACTTTTTCGACGGTCTTTTTCAAATTCAAGTCAAGGAGCTTCATATAATTTAGCAGATGTCCCTAAAGGTTATTTTGCAGTTTATGTTGGTGAGGGTGAGAAGCACCGATTTGTGGTTCCCATATCATTCCTCTGCCAGCCTGCATTTCAACACTTGCTAAGTGAAGCTGAAGAAGAATTTGGATTTGATCATCCAATGGGCAGTCTAACAATTCCCTGCAGACAAGATGCTTTCCTTGATCTATTATCTCGCTTGAGTGCAGTATGA
- the LOC137727932 gene encoding auxin-induced protein 15A-like, giving the protein MGFRLPGILHAKKSQVSSKSLDVPKGYLAIYVGESQKKRFIIPVSYLNQPSFQDLLSLSEDEFGYDHPMGGITIPCSEDTFLGLTSALVYK; this is encoded by the coding sequence ATGGGTTTCCGATTGCCTGGTATTTTACATGCCAAGAAAAGTCAAGTTTCTTCAAAGTCATTGGATGTTCCAAAAGGCTATCTTGCCATCTACGTTGGGGAGAGCCAGAAGAAGCGGTTTATTATTCCGGTGTCCTACTTGAACCAACCTTCATTCCAAGATCTGTTAAGCCTATCTGAAGATGAATTTGGATATGATCATCCAATGGGTGGTATCACAATCCCCTGCAGTGAAGACACCTTCCTTGGTCTCACCTCAGCTTTGGTGTATAAGTAG